From the genome of Glycine soja cultivar W05 chromosome 14, ASM419377v2, whole genome shotgun sequence:
TAAAGGCTGCACCGGAGTTTTCCACGTGGCCACCCCCATGGACTTTGAATCCAAAGACCCTGAGGTACAATATCATCCATTCACATTCACCTACTTTGATTTTCTGCCCTATATATCAAGATCACTcttgaatattaaattaaagtgataatccatgttttattttgtcGAAAATTAGTCACAAGCGAATAGATGTTTGGCATCAATattgataacaaaattaaagctgtaccaaaaaaattaatcggCCTTTTCATCtcttaaaagataatattaataatactgATCTTTCATGGGCCAAAATTGTATTTtactataaaagaaaaatatatataccgaCGATGAGGTATTATTCTCTTGATCTTGGGGCATTTAAAAATCTTTCCAATCAGCTAACTATATTTTCTATTAGAACCAAACATTCTAACTTAGTCTCTAAACTTACAATGATGATCAATCTAGTtcttaaaactataaaaaatattatatattttaatttctaaaattactaaataataatcattttattctttaaattagaaaacaacaattatttttaagtagTCTCTACAACTACAACAATAAAGACTAAAATGTGTAtcgaaaaaaagaaatgaagactAAAATGACAGGCGTTTCCCATTACCTCACTTTCAAGTTGACGAGTTGCTGTTTAATTATGTGTTGTCAAAAGTAATGTTTGTTTTACgtgatatatataatatggtCCCAAACCAAATATTCCAGCCATGCcacatatatataacacataaCCTTGACCTCTAGAGCCACATTAAAAtctctttaaaatatatatatatataattgatgaaaattaattatatgaaaatcGTAAAATGTGCATGCAATAATATTAGTATTGATGAAGATTGAATCTGACACGTTGTTAATTACAAATTTGATGCATGGCAAGTGCAGAATGAAGTGATAAAGCCTACAATAAACGGGGTACTAGACATCATGAAAGCATGCTTGAAGGCAAAAACTGTGCGAAGGCTAATATTCACGTCCTCAGCCGGAACCCTCAACGTTATTGAGCGCCAAAAGCCCGTTTTCGACGACACATGCTGGAGTGACGTTGAGTTTTGCCGTAGAGTTAAGATGACTGGTTGGGTTAGTAATTTATCTCCTCAGTTATGAATTATGATCAATGTTAATAGAAGATTATCATATCATCTGACTCGCATCAAGGATAAAACAACTATAAGCTTGAGTTTTAGatccatgaaaaaaatatttgtttttagtttttataaaacaaaaaaaaaagaagttatataTTGACAAAAGAACACAATATAtttctcatttaaaataaaatatttctcttaaaatttactttatgtCTTACTAATGTGTCCGTGGTCTGTGGATAGCATGTCATTAACCATCACTCTCGACAACATAATAATTGTTATTAAAAGATACATAAATAAtgtttgattaaaatatttttcaatctaTAAAATTATGGagcttttataaaattaataattactttaatttgtttttgttcctgtctctaaaaaatatgaaaataatgtattttatttattgaaaaaagattaaaactaTAGAGTGAATAGTCTACATATACActcataatataaataatttttacactCTTATTTAATGATAAACTTTCGTTCAATCACATATTGTTATCGTTGTGTATATATAGCAAGTTAgttgatatttataataaaagtgaTGGTAATTAACAATGGTTCTaactatatatgtaattttttttacatgcaattaataatgattttttttccttatcttGGTTTGAATGTAGAtgtattttgtttctaaaacaCTGGCGGAGAAAGAAGCATGGAAATTTGCCAAAGAGCAGGGCCTGGACTTCATCACTATCATTCCACCTCTTGTTGTCGGTCCCTTTCTGATGCCAACCATGCCACCTAGCCTAATCACGGCTCTATCGCCAATCACAGGTACATTAtgcaaattaagaaaaataattagtagACACACAACTCTAAATTACACCATTTTTTACATGATGCCAACCATTTTTTACacccaagtttttttttttaacttttagtgaATTTTACtcctacaaattaatttaacacattttacctttaacttttaataaacttctaaattttactatttatcacttatatattaataagtATAAAAGTTGAggataaatttgtaaaaaaataaaaaaaaaatagtagtaaaattcatcaaaaaaattgagtgtaaaatttgttagaaaaataagaagTGGGAGGGGGATAAAGATATAATTATGTTAGAAGTAAATTGATGGAGAATAAAATTCCtaaggtttttaaaaaatgtacgtaaaatgtattaaattaatttttcaaaataaaatttgttaaaatttaaaaagtaaggAATAAAAAGTGCAAGCTTTGCTGTTATAGCTAGAGATATTATGATTCTTAATTGTGGGAACTAATTAAAGAAATGTTTCTCTATATTATGCTGAAGTGGTGCTTAAAAATTGGCAGGAAATGAGGACCATTACTCGATCATAAAGCAAGGTCAATTCGTCCACTTAGATGATCTCTGTCTTGCTCACATATTTCTGTTTGAGGAACCAGAAGTGGAAGGGAGGTACATATGCAGTGCATGTGACGCTACCATTCATGACATTGCCAAATTAATTAACCAAAAATACCCTGAGTACAAGGTCCCCACCAAGTAAGTCTCACAACTACTTTATAAATATCatacttataaaaattaaataaataaaaaacggTTTAAATTCACCAGCTCAACCAGCTAGCTGAACTTGAAATTGGTTCTGATATTCACGGTAAGAAACCAAAACTAGTACCTTAAATGAAatgcaaaattaaaattcaacatTTGAGAGAGCATTCTAATGTTATGGATTTGAACTCACAAGTAAAGAGTTTTGGGAAATTAAAGGGGATCTTAGTAATTAAACTAGAATTAATCTCGTACTACATATAAGGTGTAAAAATTCcttgtaaataaaaaagaaagtattaCACAGTAAAACAAATGTATAAATAAagcatatataaaattaactataGGTTGGACTAATTGTGCACATTGGATTTTTAGGTTCAAGAATATTCCAGATCAATTGGAGCTTGTGAGATTTTCTTCCAAGAAGATCACAGACTTgggattcaaatttaaatacagCTTAGAGGACATGTACACTGGAGCAATTGACACATGCAGAGACAAAGGGCTTCTTCCGAAACCTGCAGAAAAAGGGCTTTTTACTAAACCTGCAGATCAGAAACTCCAGTGAATGCCATCATGCAGAAATAAATACGCATTCATATCTTTGTATCTGTGTGATGGCTGTGCAACTTGCTTTTCTTATTCCGTTTCTTGATTAACGTTTctgttttatgaaaaattagaaaTGTGAGTGGCTTGTATGGCCAGGTTATCTTCAATAAGTTAATAAAACCATCTTCTAAAGTCTTGTTCACTTGCGtaagttaataaatatattactacacacacacacaaaaaaaaaaaaaaacactccccTCTCATTTTGCATCAAACTCTACAATCGACAACCATATAAGTCATCCTTGTTttcagatttattttttttcaattcttaaCCTATAATTCTCATTctcacatttaaataaaataaaataaaataaaaatctaactCCATATACCCCTTATAGATAGGATTCTGAAAATAACTTGCTGTTGTAAGAGTGGGAAGGCAAGAttgttttcattaattttaggtttaaataCTTTGTGTCCCTATAGTTATTCACGTTTTGATTTTGGTGcttgtaattttaaaagaaaatgtccctgaaatattttgttttatgtagTTGGTCCTTGTAATTAGAAATCATTCAAGTGATTAATGATTGTTGATGATAATAAGTATCACATCAGTAAATGATGATATTATAAAGTGTCACGTTAATAATGTCATATCATCAAAAGTGTTACATTAATACATTAATAGGAATTAAGCCGGGCCATTAACCTACTACAAGGGGCTTAACCAATTTGTTTGAATGTCTTATCCCTAATGATCGTTTCCTTCCGACGTACACTGATCATATCCAcactcctttttcttcttttccatcttccctttctttttctcattcaAGCTCCATTCCATTCTTCTAAATCAGTTGGTTAAGAAAACCTCAAccctttttggctttaagaaaaataatcaatGTTATATTAACATGTATTTGAACACTTAATCGAACCATACACAACTTCCTTCAGGTGAAAAGAAGGGAATAAATTTCCAACTTAAAATCCAAGACGACTTCTCCTTGCTGCCACCGTTCTAGCTTAGCATTGTGTTTCTAGGCAATGTGTCTTGCTCGTCCAGGtggtaataaattaaatcaactcgaaaatagtttgaaatttgatttgataATCAACTGTTCATGGatcaaatgaattaaatttgagttaaaaatttagctcgttaaataaataaattaaatttgaattgtaTTTCGTTCAACTCATTTGGTTCATGAATTAGttttatctctttctctctctctttatatttatatatatatattaaatttatctaattaattgaattttctattattttatatatgtagggTAGggtggcttttttttttaagtagacTTCGAttgtaacaaatatttttcttgtcaTACCTTATGGTTCTACAaagctaataaaataaattcaattttatctttttaaaaaaaattaaacaatcattttatctaaaatctaccaataaattgaaattttgaaatgtaaaagatttttaaaattttactcttaGTTCATGTGAATCGAGCTAATGAGCTGAGTTGTTTGTGAGCTTAAACCAAGTCAAATTCGAACGGGTAAAAGATTTATATCAAACTTTGAGATGAACTAAATATTAATGAGTCTATGTTTGGGTCTCATTAATGCTTGCCATGGATGAAAGTGTCATGTTGATTATTATGGTGTAGGCATGAATGGTGATCTTTAGTACCAAAGCATGATGCAATGAAGTGCAATCTTGTCTGGACATTATGATTTTTTGGGTGATAATCCTACACTATTACACAAAATagttttttagaataattaaaaatgactttttaaattaattgtatgacaattataaaatatcatgtaCAAGAAgtgatgacttttttttatcagttttcAGTCCATCtaaaaagataactttcaaGATTGGTTGGAAAAAGAACCAATCTAAAGTATATCTAAAAAGTTATGTTTTATATACAATATGTTTTGCTGATTTTTTATGCTTATAATTTctagaatataataataattattattttgaggaTTAAGATTGTAATTGTTGAGAAATATTCAAGTATCATATTGGTTGTCTCAGTCCTTGAAGTGTAGTTTATATATCTATTAGACTTcatcttaaaattaattggcattaagtgaagttatccaatagatatatatataagctacaATCCAAGGACCGAGACAATCGATAAATAAATAAGCTTGATGTGAGACTTGAGTATTTTCCAATTTAATCAATAAGTAAACATGTTGAGCtcaacttttttaatttcatatgtaaatatttttgttttctagataggtcaatttttttaattatgaagcAGGCTTGCCTTATTcttctatcttttttcttttttgttctatttttctGCCCAACTTAATTGcattaatgtttttctttttatttgaacTGGTTACGACTTTCatattgtttctttcttttttatgattttttttctaaaatatttgatgtattagaattttaaagtctaattaatatatatttgtaaatatacctttatttaatatttattattagtgatACAAGtatcaaaaatcaaattaattaaataagttcattttagttcaaatataataattttagttcaattaaatattttttaaatttatgtgttatattcttaataaataaaattatgaaaagagGTAGTATAAGAAGTTTTACAACAAGAATGAAGATCGAATGAAATGTGTGAGCAGCCACCAGTCAGCAGTCACGTGCTCTTGAGTTCAGCTAACTTGTTGTACTAACATAACCGGCTGGTGATCACATGTTGAGCAGTTAAAGCTATCATAACACAATGAAATTAACCAATTCCCGAATCACAAACCAAAAAGACTTGCTTCGATGTGGATCTGCATTGTCTTTGTCCTGTGCCATGTGTGAGAATAAAGCAGATTTTAATTTGGAATTTCCTCGTTTAAAATAGCACATgttttcatattaatattaaaaatggcaATTTAAACAggtttttctaatatttaaattatcagtattaaaaaaaattctgggCTTGAGCATGGAAAAATAACTAAAGAcattattttatccaaaaaatggCCAATTTGATGGGAGAAAGATTACGCCTCTtagttgtataaaaaaaattatcagtatgattgtatttttcttaaagaataCCTTAATGAGTAATCTGTATGACaccatattagttttttttttaaaaaactatcaaTAAGCTAATATTTTATCCCTTACTATCTGcatgataattttgttttatttaactaaaatctataataataagtatttctgaatatataaattatatttaagtttatgataaaaaaatattttgtgatataaagttacttttaattattgatattcttttaaaaatataaaaattcaatttaaaaaaataaaaatgaaaataatagatTTAATAAGATAAGAGGTTAACAAAAATTTCTAAAACACtttcattgaaaaataatttctaaaaaaactcacattcaaaaataaattctaaaaaaggagaaatagttattatatatattaaatttatcataaaaaaatattttgaaattttaaattcttgtcATATCAGTCTTTACTGATTTCTaaagtaatataattttttttaaggcaaaGTAAAGGTATTATATATAAAGAGTAATTGCATAAACTGTACAAGGTGTACAGGTATACCCCCAATACAAGGCTAATACAGTACCGAAAAATCAGAGATCCCTTATAAATACTGACTGTGAGCCTCAACACCATTCCTACATCAGTCCAAAAAATCCCTTATAAAagtcatatttattaatatattaaattattattaacaaaaagTCTACAATATAATTTTGCCTTATAGGACAAAATCACCAAATTGGATcccttttacaaattaattactaaaatgaatctgtttcatttttatttatcaaggGGGTCTGTTATTTTACTATAAAACGCTTACCT
Proteins encoded in this window:
- the LOC114384244 gene encoding dihydroflavonol 4-reductase, which translates into the protein MGSASESVCVTGASGFIGSWLVMRLIERGYTVRATVRDPVNMKKVKHLVELPGAKSKLSLWKADLAEEGSFDEAIKGCTGVFHVATPMDFESKDPENEVIKPTINGVLDIMKACLKAKTVRRLIFTSSAGTLNVIERQKPVFDDTCWSDVEFCRRVKMTGWMYFVSKTLAEKEAWKFAKEQGLDFITIIPPLVVGPFLMPTMPPSLITALSPITGNEDHYSIIKQGQFVHLDDLCLAHIFLFEEPEVEGRYICSACDATIHDIAKLINQKYPEYKVPTKFKNIPDQLELVRFSSKKITDLGFKFKYSLEDMYTGAIDTCRDKGLLPKPAEKGLFTKPADQKLQ